Proteins encoded by one window of bacterium:
- a CDS encoding porin → MNTPKHPALPAQNRRYSAGSALMSHHKTWLAAALLMGSAPWALAQESNVTLFGTVAASALNLSHQANGTGTRLVSGPWTAPSYGLRGNEALGGGLTASFRLESSLDLPTGGAGRTVLGSAKHFDKAAWVGLGNQQVNLTAGRQLHAGIDRIAETLDVF, encoded by the coding sequence ATGAACACCCCGAAGCACCCCGCCCTGCCCGCCCAGAACCGTCGCTACAGCGCAGGCTCGGCCCTGATGTCGCACCACAAAACCTGGCTCGCAGCAGCCCTGTTGATGGGCAGCGCCCCCTGGGCCCTGGCGCAGGAGTCCAACGTGACCCTGTTCGGCACCGTGGCCGCATCGGCCCTGAACCTCAGCCACCAGGCCAACGGCACGGGCACCCGTCTGGTGAGTGGTCCGTGGACGGCGCCCTCTTACGGCCTGCGCGGCAACGAGGCGCTGGGTGGCGGGCTGACGGCGAGCTTCCGCCTGGAGTCTTCGCTGGACCTGCCCACGGGCGGCGCCGGCCGCACCGTGCTGGGCAGCGCCAAACACTTTGACAAGGCCGCCTGGGTGGGCCTGGGCAACCAGCAGGTCAACCTGACCGCCGGGCGCCAGCTGCACGCGGGCATCGACCGCATCGCCGAGACGCTGGACGTGTTCCA